One Tunturibacter gelidoferens genomic region harbors:
- a CDS encoding choice-of-anchor D domain-containing protein — MSLANNPTLNSASIFGLVGGKSPFQPTLTSAPASLAVQVAATSGGLSYSASALVFSAAYLNFPATQTLTVINNGPLAVGFTNVQIVGANASDFSLQASCPAPPGLPVGQTCVIGIGFAPSAGGVRNATLLVETNGVNSPQSFALSGTGLPHVGSSVTLSPSSLTFTLAGVPQAVTVTNNSAKPIALGSISTTLGSETNNCGAMLAAQSICTIEVETLSLGISFDNVGTNTGTLTVTDTGNPGVETLPVNVPYGSVNFTPLPINFGGMPLGVTSMANASNVASGSSYYGPAPPFSGSITGPNASDFGVGFFGNSYETTAYVTFTPTGLGARTATLVTNYGNIPLSGNGVTDSASFSITPVAPVSSQVGVSLPVPVTIQNTGSTVLYLRLATGSGDFVLPGTLASSPLVLVPAQSQSFNISFNPVGLGLRSATLTATDTGSGVSHSIPLTGTGDAIDPSITPITFTFSSTEVGVLSAAQTMTVSTPSGGPVSIQFSNDGYNNDFPLNPGTCATQTPCQISVSFKPSKTGSDYADYLVTDLVTAQTTLFTVYGSGGVGSVSLSSSSLTFAARDIGTTSISQTVTLTNTGDATLTISGETFSGANVGDFPIEGNTCGSSLAGGANCTLTISFDPTASGTRSAILQIMTNAASSPDNIQLMGTAN; from the coding sequence ATGAGTCTTGCGAATAATCCGACGTTGAACTCTGCGAGTATCTTCGGGCTGGTGGGAGGAAAGTCTCCCTTCCAGCCTACGCTGACATCGGCGCCGGCGAGCCTTGCCGTTCAGGTTGCGGCAACGTCGGGTGGGTTGTCTTATTCTGCGTCGGCTTTAGTGTTCTCCGCTGCTTATTTGAATTTTCCGGCGACACAGACGTTGACCGTGATTAATAACGGGCCGCTCGCTGTGGGATTTACTAACGTTCAGATCGTTGGCGCCAACGCCAGCGATTTCTCTCTACAGGCGAGCTGTCCTGCTCCCCCGGGCTTGCCGGTCGGGCAAACGTGTGTGATAGGGATTGGGTTTGCTCCCTCTGCGGGCGGCGTGCGGAATGCCACCCTGCTTGTTGAGACCAACGGAGTAAACTCGCCGCAGTCTTTCGCTTTGAGCGGGACAGGGCTGCCGCACGTCGGTAGTTCTGTAACGCTCTCGCCATCTTCGCTCACATTTACTCTTGCGGGCGTACCTCAGGCAGTGACAGTTACGAACAATAGTGCTAAGCCTATTGCGCTGGGATCTATCAGCACTACTCTTGGCTCAGAGACTAACAACTGCGGTGCGATGTTGGCGGCGCAATCTATCTGCACCATAGAAGTAGAAACTCTGTCTCTTGGCATCAGTTTTGATAATGTGGGGACGAACACAGGCACTCTGACGGTTACGGATACTGGAAACCCCGGAGTGGAAACGCTCCCAGTCAATGTGCCTTACGGGAGCGTGAACTTTACGCCCTTGCCTATCAATTTTGGGGGCATGCCTTTAGGCGTAACCAGCATGGCTAACGCCTCCAACGTAGCTTCTGGGAGTAGTTACTATGGCCCGGCACCGCCTTTTTCCGGCTCGATAACTGGTCCTAATGCATCGGATTTTGGAGTGGGGTTCTTCGGCAACAGCTACGAAACTACTGCCTATGTGACGTTCACTCCAACCGGACTAGGTGCGCGGACTGCGACGTTGGTCACGAACTATGGCAATATTCCGCTGAGCGGAAATGGAGTTACAGACAGTGCGTCATTTTCAATTACGCCCGTGGCACCTGTATCGTCTCAAGTTGGGGTAAGCCTTCCTGTCCCGGTTACCATTCAGAACACTGGAAGCACGGTGCTCTATCTGCGACTTGCTACGGGTTCCGGAGATTTTGTTCTGCCTGGGACTCTAGCTAGTAGTCCGTTAGTGTTAGTGCCAGCGCAGTCCCAGTCTTTCAATATTTCCTTTAACCCGGTTGGGTTGGGTTTGAGGAGCGCGACTCTCACAGCTACTGATACTGGCTCTGGAGTCTCTCATTCCATTCCTCTCACTGGCACCGGAGATGCGATCGATCCCTCGATCACGCCTATTACTTTCACGTTTAGTAGTACCGAGGTGGGAGTACTGAGCGCAGCCCAGACTATGACGGTGTCGACTCCGAGCGGCGGCCCGGTATCGATTCAGTTCAGTAATGATGGTTACAATAATGATTTTCCTTTGAACCCGGGAACGTGCGCTACCCAGACTCCATGTCAGATCAGCGTCAGTTTCAAACCTTCAAAGACCGGGTCGGACTATGCTGATTATCTGGTGACTGATCTTGTAACCGCCCAAACGACCCTCTTCACCGTTTATGGTTCGGGCGGGGTAGGATCGGTTTCGTTGTCGAGCTCTTCGCTTACGTTTGCGGCGCGCGATATCGGCACGACCTCGATCTCTCAGACGGTGACGTTGACCAACACGGGCGACGCGACTCTCACGATCTCTGGAGAGACGTTCTCCGGTGCGAACGTGGGCGACTTCCCGATTGAAGGCAACACTTGCGGAAGTAGTCTGGCTGGCGGTGCGAACTGCACCCTCACGATCTCCTTCGATCCTACGGCCTCGGGGACGCGAAGTGCGATTCTGCAGATTATGACGAATGCTGCTAGTTCACCGGACAATATTCAACTGATGGGGACTGCGAATTGA
- a CDS encoding sialate O-acetylesterase, whose translation MKFRLTLCLFAATLTTQAEVSLPKIFSSHMVLQRDMPIHIWGSATPGESITATFHDLTNTATTDATGRWSLYLPPQPAGGPYTLTVRGSNTITYDDILLGDLWFASGQSNMEMPLSGFDPHTQIQNAEKEIAAASYPNIRLLRIEKDSADYPAEDVKATTGWSPCTPESAKTFSAVAYFFGRDLQKALADKQQHIPIGLIDSTWGGTLAEAWTSLDTLGSNASLLPVFAARAEKMNHETTEIRQDALDKANREQGKPVAIRWHPDPDSWRPAGLYNAMVAPFTPLPIKGVIWYQGEANSVLNTVDLYDKLLPALIQDWRQHWAQGNFPFLYVQISAYASTPQENWGELRDAQRKALSLVNTGMAVTIDIGNEYDVHPANKQTVGERLSLLARRLVYNEDLAASGPLFRLAYPDKGAMHVWFDNAAGLHTKNGALEGFEVAGSDRVFLRANAHIDHEASGDTVIVASPAIPNPQYVRYAWPNFPQANLYNGANLPASTFTSLQLSAQP comes from the coding sequence ATGAAGTTTCGCCTCACCCTCTGCCTCTTCGCCGCAACCCTCACCACGCAAGCCGAAGTCTCCCTCCCCAAAATCTTCTCCAGCCACATGGTCCTCCAGCGCGACATGCCCATCCACATCTGGGGCAGCGCCACACCCGGCGAATCCATCACCGCCACTTTCCACGACCTCACCAATACCGCTACCACCGACGCCACCGGCCGCTGGAGCCTCTATCTCCCCCCGCAGCCCGCCGGCGGCCCCTACACCCTCACAGTCCGCGGCTCCAACACCATCACCTACGACGACATCCTCCTCGGCGATCTCTGGTTCGCCTCCGGCCAGTCCAACATGGAGATGCCTCTCTCCGGTTTCGACCCCCACACTCAAATCCAAAACGCCGAAAAAGAGATCGCAGCCGCCAGCTATCCCAACATCCGTCTCCTCCGAATCGAAAAAGACTCCGCTGACTACCCCGCCGAAGATGTCAAAGCCACCACCGGCTGGTCTCCATGCACCCCCGAATCTGCAAAAACCTTCTCCGCCGTCGCCTACTTTTTCGGTCGCGATCTGCAAAAGGCCCTTGCCGACAAGCAGCAACACATTCCCATCGGCCTCATCGACTCCACCTGGGGAGGAACCCTCGCCGAGGCGTGGACCAGCCTCGACACCCTCGGCTCCAACGCCTCCCTCCTGCCCGTCTTCGCGGCCCGCGCCGAAAAAATGAACCACGAGACCACCGAGATCCGCCAGGACGCACTCGACAAAGCGAACCGCGAACAAGGTAAGCCGGTCGCCATCCGTTGGCATCCCGACCCCGACTCCTGGCGTCCGGCCGGCCTCTACAACGCGATGGTCGCTCCCTTCACTCCGTTACCGATCAAAGGCGTCATCTGGTATCAAGGCGAAGCCAACTCCGTCCTCAACACCGTCGACCTCTACGACAAACTCCTCCCCGCACTCATCCAGGACTGGCGTCAGCACTGGGCCCAGGGCAACTTCCCCTTCCTCTACGTCCAGATCTCCGCCTACGCCAGCACCCCACAGGAAAACTGGGGAGAACTCCGCGACGCCCAGCGAAAGGCCCTCTCCCTCGTCAACACCGGCATGGCCGTCACCATCGACATCGGCAACGAGTACGACGTTCACCCCGCCAACAAGCAGACCGTAGGCGAGCGCCTCTCGCTCCTCGCCCGCCGCCTCGTCTACAACGAAGACCTCGCAGCCTCCGGTCCGCTCTTCCGCCTCGCCTACCCCGACAAAGGAGCCATGCACGTCTGGTTCGACAACGCCGCCGGCCTCCACACCAAAAACGGCGCACTCGAGGGCTTCGAGGTCGCCGGCTCCGACCGCGTCTTCCTCCGCGCCAACGCCCACATCGATCACGAAGCGAGTGGCGACACAGTCATCGTCGCCAGCCCTGCCATCCCCAACCCGCAGTACGTCCGCTACGCCTGGCCCAACTTTCCCCAGGCCAACCTCTACAACGGCGCGAACCTCCCCGCCTCCACCTTCACCTCACTCCAGCTGTCCGCGCAACCTTAG
- a CDS encoding beta strand repeat-containing protein, which translates to MKCKAVFLLSSRSQPRPVSCTIFLLALMSLFGATAGCGGNSSGGKSPGNETPPANLVYPQTTIAATIGQAIANNTPTVTGTVTSYSVSPTLPPGLSLNATTGTLSGTPTSATPQATYTITATNSAGSTTATVSIVVNPPPPTNLVYPQTTIAATVGQSIATDTPTVTGTVTSFTVSPALPAGLSLNASTGAISGTPTAVTAQATYTITAANSAGSTTATLKIAVNPAPPTNLVYPQPTIAATVGQAITTDTPTVTGTATSFTVSPTLPAGLSLNATTGAISGTPTSHTAQATYTITAANSAGSTIATVQIAVNPPPPTNLVYPQTTIAATVGQAITTDTPTVTGTVTSYTISPALPAGLSLDATTGAISGTPTSVITQATYTITAANSAGSTTATVQIAVNPPPPTNLVYPQTTIVATVGQSIPTDTPTVTGTATSYTVSPALPAGLSLNATTGAISGTPTSATPQATYTVTAANSTGSTTATVQIVVNLAPPTNLVYPQTTIAATVTRTIPTDTPTVTGTVTTYTVSPALPAGLSLDASTGAVSGTPTSITSQATYTVTATNSAGSTTANLTITVASFSAFTLLDLGHANSLAVMRLQPTRLFSQDTSGHWALWDYTATTELASGDPATLGLISPYPADMAGSVLAIGTANAVEIRSNTDGSLITTLTSPNLDPVPFAAAWWKLSADGTYIASGYASGLSVWSTTDGHLLFSRTGDYSRARAFAAAGQLQIGLGPAGNNVIETDSVPSGTSSTGPAFTANFNSWFTDGSHFFTNTPNLSPPNTPPVYDVYTYSAATVQQGMLSLGYLNFTGYANWFWTYPVNVLSVYPIGATTPTATYTLSADTAVIPSGSTLGVLPYGTPAASTIDISGTTPTLSTAVNLPVAYESAFAALSPAQWAVGNQHGVVLDGPSATTTPRFFGYGNAFSIAGAPGHATIATAIGKILDYDPASQTILSTINFTSSKLALSTDGTVLAAKASDIDSQYEPDRTLNIYSLPAGTVTSTFPYQLNDQSPATPFLFDYSLSSSGTALGQYLGTYNGLYFDYTRQVTPIPGSPIVWSDNPPSGVYDGTTPILLSPDGTLVAVSTGDYSSTSTTSIYKNGVLAATVNGFAVGWIDNNRVLVNTFGPLGTHVYPPYLGAVIYDATGTQLTTLTALPQLPPAGQSLPLSTTAFFPVDSNSIYSPYTYTIYSLTTGAATWTEPLPHPGTTTVPYSGASAVSGNYIVFTSGAHILVDLP; encoded by the coding sequence ATGAAGTGTAAGGCTGTGTTCCTCCTCTCTAGCCGGTCGCAGCCTCGACCCGTCTCCTGCACGATATTCCTCCTTGCCTTGATGTCTCTCTTCGGCGCGACTGCAGGCTGCGGAGGCAACTCCTCGGGCGGAAAATCGCCTGGAAACGAAACCCCTCCGGCCAATCTGGTCTATCCCCAAACCACCATCGCCGCTACCATCGGCCAGGCCATCGCCAACAACACTCCAACCGTCACCGGCACAGTAACCTCCTACTCCGTCAGCCCGACACTTCCTCCGGGCCTCAGCCTCAACGCGACAACCGGCACCCTCTCCGGCACCCCCACCTCCGCCACTCCACAGGCGACCTACACCATCACCGCAACAAACTCCGCAGGTTCGACGACCGCGACCGTATCCATCGTCGTAAACCCTCCGCCGCCGACAAACCTTGTCTACCCACAGACCACCATCGCTGCGACTGTCGGCCAGTCCATCGCCACTGACACTCCTACCGTCACCGGAACCGTAACCAGCTTCACCGTTAGCCCTGCACTTCCCGCTGGCCTCAGCCTCAACGCATCGACCGGAGCAATCTCCGGAACCCCCACCGCCGTCACCGCACAAGCGACCTACACAATCACCGCAGCGAACTCCGCAGGCTCGACGACCGCGACCCTGAAGATCGCCGTGAACCCCGCTCCGCCGACCAATCTCGTCTACCCGCAACCTACCATCGCCGCAACAGTCGGCCAGGCCATTACCACTGACACTCCCACCGTCACAGGAACAGCAACCAGCTTCACCGTCAGCCCCACACTCCCTGCTGGCCTCAGCCTCAACGCAACAACCGGAGCAATCTCCGGCACCCCCACCTCCCACACCGCACAGGCCACCTACACCATCACCGCAGCAAACTCCGCAGGCTCGACCATCGCAACCGTACAGATCGCCGTGAACCCCCCTCCGCCAACAAACCTGGTCTACCCTCAGACCACCATCGCCGCGACCGTCGGCCAGGCCATCACCACGGATACTCCCACCGTCACCGGAACCGTAACCAGCTACACCATCAGCCCCGCACTTCCCGCTGGCCTCAGCCTCGACGCGACGACTGGAGCAATCTCCGGCACCCCCACCTCCGTCATCACGCAGGCGACCTACACCATCACCGCAGCAAACTCCGCAGGCTCGACCACCGCCACCGTACAGATCGCCGTGAACCCTCCCCCGCCAACCAACCTGGTCTATCCACAGACCACCATCGTTGCGACCGTCGGCCAGTCCATTCCCACGGATACTCCCACCGTCACAGGAACCGCAACCAGCTACACCGTCAGCCCCGCACTCCCCGCTGGCCTCAGCCTCAACGCGACGACCGGCGCGATCTCCGGCACCCCCACCTCCGCCACTCCACAGGCGACCTACACCGTCACCGCAGCAAACTCCACTGGCTCAACCACCGCCACCGTACAGATCGTCGTGAACCTTGCCCCGCCAACAAATCTTGTCTATCCCCAAACCACCATAGCTGCCACCGTCACCCGAACCATTCCCACCGATACACCCACCGTCACCGGCACTGTAACCACATACACCGTCAGCCCCGCGCTCCCCGCTGGCCTCAGCCTCGACGCATCGACCGGAGCAGTCTCCGGCACCCCCACCTCAATCACATCACAAGCTACCTACACCGTCACCGCGACAAACTCCGCAGGCTCCACGACCGCAAACCTTACGATCACGGTCGCCAGCTTCAGCGCCTTCACTCTGCTCGATCTCGGCCACGCCAACTCGCTTGCCGTCATGCGGCTTCAGCCCACCCGCCTCTTCAGTCAGGACACCAGCGGTCATTGGGCGCTCTGGGATTACACCGCCACAACCGAGCTCGCCAGCGGCGACCCCGCCACCCTTGGCCTCATCTCCCCCTATCCAGCCGACATGGCAGGCTCCGTCCTCGCCATCGGCACCGCAAACGCGGTCGAAATCCGCTCCAACACGGATGGAAGCCTCATCACAACTCTCACCTCGCCCAACCTCGACCCCGTCCCCTTCGCCGCCGCCTGGTGGAAGCTCTCCGCCGACGGCACCTACATCGCCTCAGGCTATGCTTCCGGCCTCTCCGTCTGGAGCACCACCGACGGACATCTTCTCTTCTCCCGCACCGGCGACTACTCCAGGGCAAGAGCCTTCGCGGCCGCCGGACAGCTTCAAATCGGCCTCGGCCCCGCCGGCAATAACGTCATCGAAACCGACTCCGTTCCCTCCGGAACCTCCTCCACCGGTCCTGCCTTCACCGCCAACTTCAACTCATGGTTCACCGACGGCAGCCACTTTTTCACCAACACCCCCAACCTCAGCCCGCCCAACACCCCCCCGGTCTATGACGTCTACACCTACTCAGCGGCCACAGTTCAACAAGGCATGCTCTCCCTCGGCTACCTGAACTTCACCGGTTACGCCAACTGGTTCTGGACCTACCCCGTCAACGTCCTCAGCGTCTACCCCATCGGCGCCACCACTCCCACCGCCACCTACACCCTCAGCGCCGACACCGCCGTCATTCCCTCCGGGTCCACCCTCGGCGTGCTTCCCTACGGAACCCCCGCCGCCTCTACCATCGATATCTCCGGCACCACTCCCACCCTCAGCACCGCCGTCAACCTTCCCGTAGCCTACGAGTCCGCCTTCGCCGCACTCTCTCCCGCACAATGGGCCGTCGGCAATCAGCACGGTGTCGTCCTCGACGGCCCCAGCGCCACCACCACACCGCGCTTCTTCGGATACGGCAACGCCTTCAGCATCGCCGGAGCACCCGGCCACGCAACCATCGCCACCGCCATCGGTAAAATCCTCGACTACGATCCCGCCTCCCAAACCATCCTCAGCACCATCAACTTCACCAGCTCAAAGCTTGCCCTCTCCACCGACGGAACCGTCCTCGCCGCCAAAGCCAGCGACATCGACTCGCAATACGAACCCGACCGCACCCTCAACATCTACTCACTCCCCGCCGGCACCGTCACCAGCACCTTCCCTTATCAACTCAACGACCAGTCCCCCGCAACACCCTTCCTCTTTGACTACTCTCTCTCCAGCTCAGGCACCGCACTCGGCCAGTATCTGGGCACCTACAACGGGCTGTACTTCGACTACACCCGCCAGGTCACACCCATCCCCGGCTCCCCCATCGTCTGGTCCGATAACCCACCCTCCGGCGTCTACGACGGCACCACGCCCATCCTGCTCTCCCCCGATGGAACCCTCGTCGCCGTCTCCACCGGCGACTACTCCTCCACCTCAACCACCAGCATCTACAAAAACGGTGTCCTCGCCGCCACGGTCAATGGCTTCGCCGTCGGCTGGATCGACAACAATCGTGTCCTGGTCAACACCTTCGGCCCGCTGGGGACCCACGTCTACCCACCCTATCTCGGAGCCGTCATCTACGACGCCACCGGCACCCAGCTCACCACCCTCACCGCACTCCCGCAGCTCCCACCCGCCGGCCAGAGCCTGCCCTTATCCACCACCGCCTTCTTCCCCGTCGACTCCAACTCCATCTACTCCCCCTACACCTACACCATCTACTCCCTCACCACCGGCGCCGCAACCTGGACCGAACCCCTTCCGCATCCCGGAACAACGACCGTACCCTACAGCGGCGCCTCAGCCGTCTCCGGCAACTACATCGTCTTCACCTCCGGCGCCCACATCCTAGTCGACCTCCCCTGA
- a CDS encoding ABC transporter ATP-binding protein — protein sequence MSEPSIIEVRGLTKTYQVGDVVVDALRGVDLEVRKGEFVAIIGASGSGKSTLFHILGGLTPMTTGTVQINARDLAGMTNAERTELRKTTVGFVFQKYNLLPTLSAEDNIRIVQYIGGRDTVFDPAFQEILKLLGITDRLKHKPRALSGGQQQRVAIARGLVNSPAILLADEPTGNLDSENSAAVLKLMKDLNRRLGQTILMITHDADAASYADRIVKMKDGRIV from the coding sequence ATGAGTGAGCCGTCGATTATTGAAGTGCGCGGTCTGACGAAGACTTACCAGGTGGGAGATGTCGTCGTGGATGCATTGCGTGGCGTCGATCTGGAGGTCCGGAAGGGTGAGTTTGTAGCGATTATTGGCGCCTCCGGTTCGGGAAAGTCGACCCTCTTTCACATTCTTGGCGGTCTGACGCCGATGACCACAGGCACGGTGCAAATCAATGCGCGTGATCTGGCGGGTATGACGAACGCCGAGCGGACGGAACTTCGCAAGACTACGGTGGGATTTGTGTTTCAGAAGTACAACCTGCTGCCGACGTTGTCTGCGGAAGACAATATCCGGATCGTGCAGTATATCGGTGGCCGCGATACGGTTTTCGACCCGGCATTTCAAGAGATTCTCAAGCTGCTTGGAATCACCGACAGGTTGAAACACAAGCCTCGCGCTCTTTCTGGCGGACAACAACAAAGGGTGGCCATTGCACGGGGACTAGTGAATTCACCGGCGATTTTGCTGGCCGACGAGCCTACGGGCAATCTGGACAGTGAAAATTCGGCTGCTGTATTGAAATTGATGAAGGATCTAAACCGCCGCCTGGGCCAGACGATTCTGATGATCACACATGACGCTGACGCTGCCTCGTATGCGGATAGGATCGTCAAGATGAAGGATGGGCGTATAGTTTAG
- a CDS encoding biotin/lipoyl-containing protein, whose product MTVWLEVEGEKRRVELPGEIGAGSGAVECLVDGRSIMADVRFLQAGVLSLLIDGRQYRCVLDGDGVVIGRRRFGFEVADPRSLQGRRGAGAGTDGPRPVKAPMPGRMVRVLVEVGDEVEEGQAVVVIEAMKMQNELKSPKAGRVVKIAIAVGDAVGAGDVLVVVE is encoded by the coding sequence GTGACGGTCTGGCTTGAGGTTGAGGGAGAGAAGAGGCGGGTTGAGCTTCCGGGGGAGATCGGCGCTGGGTCCGGAGCCGTGGAGTGTCTGGTCGATGGGCGGTCGATCATGGCGGATGTCAGGTTTTTGCAGGCTGGTGTGCTGTCTCTGCTGATTGATGGGCGGCAGTACCGGTGTGTTCTGGATGGCGATGGGGTAGTGATTGGGCGGCGCCGGTTCGGGTTTGAGGTTGCGGATCCGCGGTCGCTGCAGGGGAGGCGGGGGGCAGGAGCCGGGACGGATGGGCCTCGGCCGGTGAAGGCTCCTATGCCGGGGCGGATGGTGCGGGTCCTGGTTGAGGTGGGCGACGAGGTGGAGGAGGGCCAGGCGGTTGTCGTGATCGAGGCCATGAAGATGCAGAATGAGCTGAAGTCTCCCAAGGCTGGACGAGTGGTGAAGATTGCAATTGCGGTGGGCGATGCGGTCGGGGCCGGGGATGTGCTGGTGGTGGTGGAGTAG
- a CDS encoding YIP1 family protein, with the protein MSDVVAVEAQPGQPGLSQVERVVDTFVAPSKTFTDILRSTSWWLPFLLAVVVSLGVTFTIDKQVGFGRVVENVILDSPKQEEQMQSLTADERAGRMQSMSKGYKYVSYATPVIILLISAIGALINWASFNFGLGAKTTFAQMFCVWMYASLPRLLSGLLTMVTVIFGSSAESFNIKNAVGTNPAYFMPDAAPWLKTALSFFDVIGIWNLILLVIGTSIVAKVSRGKAAAVVVGWWVLIFILSVVSAAISG; encoded by the coding sequence ATGAGCGACGTTGTGGCGGTGGAGGCGCAGCCGGGACAACCGGGGTTGAGCCAGGTGGAGCGGGTGGTGGATACGTTTGTCGCTCCGTCGAAGACGTTCACGGATATTCTTCGGAGCACGAGTTGGTGGCTGCCGTTTCTGCTGGCGGTGGTTGTGTCGCTTGGTGTCACGTTCACGATCGATAAGCAGGTGGGCTTCGGTCGTGTGGTAGAGAACGTGATTCTGGATAGTCCGAAGCAGGAGGAGCAGATGCAGAGCCTGACGGCGGATGAGCGTGCGGGCAGGATGCAGAGCATGTCGAAGGGGTATAAGTATGTGTCGTATGCGACGCCGGTGATTATTCTGCTCATCTCGGCGATTGGGGCGCTGATTAACTGGGCGAGCTTTAATTTCGGGCTGGGGGCGAAGACGACGTTTGCGCAGATGTTCTGCGTGTGGATGTACGCGTCGCTGCCGCGGCTGTTGAGTGGGTTGCTGACGATGGTGACGGTTATTTTTGGGAGCAGTGCGGAAAGTTTCAATATCAAAAATGCGGTGGGGACGAACCCGGCTTACTTTATGCCGGATGCGGCGCCGTGGCTGAAGACCGCGTTGAGTTTTTTTGATGTGATCGGGATCTGGAATTTGATTCTGCTGGTGATTGGGACCTCGATTGTGGCGAAGGTGAGCCGTGGGAAGGCTGCGGCGGTGGTGGTGGGTTGGTGGGTGCTGATCTTCATTTTGAGTGTGGTGTCGGCGGCGATCAGCGGCTAA
- the accC gene encoding acetyl-CoA carboxylase biotin carboxylase subunit — MIEKVLIANRGEIALRVIRACREMGVATVAVYSDADRGALHVLHADEAYRLGPAPAAESYLRGDLILEVARRMGADAVHPGYGFLSENAEFAEACAAAGVTFIGPPASAMRVLGSKTRARQAADAAGMPRVPGSVTGLADVAEALRVATGIGYPVMLKAAAGGGGKGMRAVTRAEDLAAAFAAASSEAERSFGSGEVYLEKLIERPRHIEIQLMADEHGSCVYLGERECSVQRRHQKVIEEAPSAVVSEDLRRRMGDAAVRLALSAGYVNAGTVEFLVDDAENFYFLEMNTRLQVEHPVTEMVTGLDLVHLQLRVAMGEPLPLTQEDVRLRGHAIECRIYAEDPENHFFPSPGLITRLIQPSGPGIREDCAVYEGWNVPLDYDPMLSKLVAFAPTREQAIDRMLRALDEYVIGGIKTNIGLFRRILMDEDFRAARIDTGYLERLLAEGVAPVLEDVPEDVVALAAALFAASARRETLAAPVVSEESRWAVAGRREGLRL, encoded by the coding sequence TTGATAGAAAAAGTGCTGATTGCGAACCGCGGGGAGATAGCGCTGCGGGTGATTCGTGCGTGCCGGGAGATGGGGGTGGCCACGGTGGCGGTTTACTCGGATGCCGACCGGGGGGCTCTGCATGTGCTGCATGCAGATGAGGCCTACCGGCTGGGGCCGGCACCGGCGGCGGAGAGCTATCTGCGGGGGGATCTGATCCTGGAGGTGGCGCGGCGGATGGGGGCGGATGCAGTGCATCCTGGATATGGGTTCCTGTCGGAGAACGCGGAGTTCGCCGAGGCCTGCGCAGCGGCGGGGGTGACGTTCATTGGGCCGCCTGCGAGCGCGATGCGGGTGCTGGGGTCGAAGACGAGGGCGCGGCAGGCGGCGGATGCGGCCGGGATGCCTCGGGTTCCGGGGAGTGTGACCGGGTTGGCGGATGTGGCGGAGGCGTTGCGCGTGGCAACGGGGATTGGTTATCCCGTGATGCTGAAGGCTGCGGCTGGAGGCGGCGGGAAGGGCATGCGGGCGGTGACTCGGGCGGAGGATCTGGCGGCGGCGTTTGCGGCGGCGAGCAGTGAGGCGGAGCGGAGCTTCGGGTCGGGCGAGGTGTATCTGGAGAAGCTGATCGAGCGGCCTCGGCATATTGAGATCCAGTTGATGGCGGACGAGCATGGGAGCTGCGTGTATCTGGGCGAGCGCGAGTGCTCGGTGCAGCGACGGCACCAGAAGGTGATCGAAGAGGCTCCTTCCGCCGTGGTGAGCGAGGATCTAAGGCGGAGGATGGGCGACGCTGCGGTTCGTCTGGCGCTTTCGGCTGGGTATGTAAATGCCGGGACGGTCGAGTTCCTGGTGGATGATGCGGAGAACTTCTACTTCCTGGAGATGAATACGCGGCTGCAGGTGGAGCATCCTGTGACCGAGATGGTGACTGGGCTGGATCTGGTGCATCTGCAGCTTCGTGTGGCGATGGGTGAGCCTTTGCCGTTGACGCAGGAAGATGTTCGGCTGCGTGGACATGCGATTGAATGCAGGATCTATGCGGAGGATCCGGAGAATCATTTTTTTCCGTCGCCGGGGTTGATTACGCGGCTGATTCAGCCGAGCGGGCCGGGGATTCGGGAGGACTGCGCGGTGTATGAGGGGTGGAATGTGCCGCTCGACTACGATCCGATGCTGTCGAAGCTGGTGGCGTTTGCGCCGACGCGGGAGCAGGCCATCGACCGGATGCTGCGGGCGCTTGACGAGTATGTGATTGGCGGGATCAAGACCAATATCGGGCTGTTTCGGCGGATTCTGATGGATGAAGATTTTCGCGCGGCGCGGATTGATACGGGGTATCTGGAGAGGTTGCTGGCCGAGGGGGTGGCCCCGGTTCTGGAGGACGTTCCTGAGGACGTTGTGGCGCTGGCAGCAGCACTGTTTGCGGCGTCTGCGCGGCGGGAGACGTTGGCTGCGCCGGTTGTCTCGGAGGAGAGCCGGTGGGCGGTGGCAGGGCGGCGGGAGGGGTTGCGTCTGTGA